Within Vidua macroura isolate BioBank_ID:100142 chromosome 11, ASM2450914v1, whole genome shotgun sequence, the genomic segment CCCGTGTAGATGTATTTGGTGGGGTTTCCAGGCTCAGTTCCCTGTGTAGATGTGTTTGATGGGGTCTCCAGGCCCAGGTCCCCATGTAGATGTATTTGATGGGGACCACTAGGCCCAGGTCCCTGTGTAGATGTATTTGATGGGGTCTCCAGGCTCAGTTCCCTGTGTAGGTGTTTTTGATGGGGAACACTAGGCCCAGGTCCCTGTTTAGATGTGTCTGATGGGGTCTCCAGGCTCAGTTTCCCTGTTTAGATGTATTTGATGGGGTTTCCAAGCTCAGTTCCCTGTGTAGATGTGTTTGATGTGGTCTCCAGGCCCAGTTCCCTGTGTAGATGTATTTGGTGGGGTTTCCAGGCTCAGTTCCCCGTGTAGATGTATTTGATGGGGAGCACTAGGCCCAGGTCCCTGTGTAGATGTATTTGGTGGGATTTCCAGGCTCAGTTCCCTGTGTAGATGTATTTGGTGGGGTTTCCAGGCCCAGGTCTCTGTGTAGATGTATTTGGTGGGGTTTCCAGGCTCAGTTCCCTGTGTAGATGTATTTGGTGGGGTTTCCAGGCTCAGTTCCCTGTGTAGATGTATTTGGTGGGGTTTCCAGGCTCAGTTCCCCGTGTAGATGTATTTGATGGGGGAGGCCTGTCCCTCCAGGACCAGGCTGTCCGTCTCGTTGAAGGTGTCACTTTCCCCGGAGCGATTGGCGCTCTTCGCCCGGCTCAGCCGCGACTGCAGCCGCTCGTGCTCCTTGCGCAGCTCAGAGTAGGAGTGGGAGAAGGTGTGGAATATCGAGGTTGCGGGGAAGGACATGATGAGGATCCCGCTGAGGATGCTGCTGAGAGCCACCATCTGGCCCGGCACGCTCCGCGGCACCATGTCCCCGTAGCCCACGGTGGTCATGGAGATGATGGCCCACCAGTACGAGGCGGGGATGCTGGTGAATTCCAGCACCCTGCCCGACTCGTTCTCGGCCAGGTACACCAGGGGGGAGAAGAGGGTGACGGCCACgcacaggaagagcagcagcagcccgaATTCCCGCGTGCACTTGCGCACGGTGAGGCCCAGGGTCTGCAGGCCCAGGGAGTGCCGGGCAAGGCGCATGACGTAGAGGATCCTCAAGGCACGTAAAACCCGTAGCACCAAGCCCACCTTCTCCAGGTACGTGTTGCTGCTCGGCCTGTCCTCCTCCTCGCTGGAGTCGTCCTCGGAGAAGATGAGGGAGGCGTAGTAAGGGGAAATGGCCAAGAAGTCAATGATGTTCAGGGGTCCTTTGAAGAACTGACACTTGCTCCTGGCCTGGATGAAGCGGAGGCAGAACTCCAGGGAGAACCAAGCCACGCAGATGGTCTCGATGACGAAGATGTAATAGCACTTCTGGGAACACTCGCCCTGCCACAAAACAGAGTgggaaataaacaaaagaacAGCCTGTGAACCAGCATCCAAAAACACTGAGGGGTGAAGCAATATGGATCTGCCTGAGTCACTGGTAGCAGAGATAAACAAACCCCAGCTCACAGGTAGTGTGGCAGCTGTCCTTCGGTTCCACAGAGAATATTGAGCACACAAAATAGCTGAACAAACAGATCTAAATACCTCCCTCATTTTACTGTGTTGCTTCTTCCAGCCTACTGGAATGCAACTCATCTATTTATAAAGTCCTGGCATGCAGGTTCTAAGTCCTGAATGCTGCAGACaggtagaaaaattataaatgaaaagCTTCATAAAATCAGGCCTGCCCTATTAAATTAATAGCTGGCCTGTCACTACTTCTTAATGCAGCTAAGTACTTTGCAAGTTCTCATGTGGAAACATCTTGAAAATGAGAGTTCATCAACACAGCAATCTATTTCTAGGGTGAAAAACAAGTGCACCTGTATAAACAATAAGATCTGTCCCATGagaatcagtgaagaaaatatgtaaacaatTCAAGAATAGAGAGATTTGATGGACAAGTAAAATACCTTTTACTAACCAATACAGTAACTGACAAGAAAGTTATCA encodes:
- the KCNG4 gene encoding potassium voltage-gated channel subfamily G member 4 yields the protein MPILSRGSDQDYSNISYNSCNSLSHLLPICVETPSVKGVHYQRARRIYHPDQVSAVDLKTEIMINVGGIKYLLPWSTLDEFPLTRLSKLKLCSSYEEIIQLCDDYDEDTHEFFFDRNPNAFGMIVSFLAAGKLMLLRDMCALSFQEELRYWGIEESNLENCCFRKLFQKLQELAEIRKEEELRRSKEASCVLDEKTRFGQFMNRLRDMVENPQSGLPGKVFACLSILFVATTAVSLCVSTMPDLRAEEDRGECSQKCYYIFVIETICVAWFSLEFCLRFIQARSKCQFFKGPLNIIDFLAISPYYASLIFSEDDSSEEEDRPSSNTYLEKVGLVLRVLRALRILYVMRLARHSLGLQTLGLTVRKCTREFGLLLLFLCVAVTLFSPLVYLAENESGRVLEFTSIPASYWWAIISMTTVGYGDMVPRSVPGQMVALSSILSGILIMSFPATSIFHTFSHSYSELRKEHERLQSRLSRAKSANRSGESDTFNETDSLVLEGQASPIKYIYTGN